A segment of the Mycobacterium intracellulare ATCC 13950 genome:
GCCCGGTGCCGACCACGATCGTGAAGTCCACCCAGTGGTATGAATGCGCCACCCACTGCGATGCGGTGAGCTGCGACGGTGACGAGGTGATCGTCGAGGACTGGCTGATTCAGCCGATCGCCGCCGACACCGTCGCCGACGTCCTCGTCGAGGCGGCGCTGGGACAGTCGCACACCCCGCGCACCATCACCGGCCCGCACCCCATTCGCCTGCCCGAACTGACATCGAAACTGCTTGCCCAGCAAGGCGATGGCCGGCAGGTGCGGACCGTGCGGCCCGCGGTGGCCGCGCTCGCCAACGGGGCGCTGTTGGCGTCCGGGCACGCGGTGGTCGTCGGTCCCGACGTCGACACGTGGCTGCGGACATTGGCGCCGAGCACCGACGGGCACCATGCGGCCGACGGCGAAAAACCCGGCGGGGCTTAGCTCACAGCAGCAGCGCACAACTGACGACGATCATCCCGCCGGTGACGAACGCGGCGTAGTCGTTGATGCTCCCGGTGTGGACGCGCCGCAGCCACCCCAGCGATCGCGCAACGCCGTCGCGCCGCAGCGCCAGCACCAGCAGCGCCACCCCGAGGATCAGCTCGATGGCGATGCTTCCCAACGTCTTCGGTTCGACATAGCCGAATCCCACGCCGGGGTTCGGCAGCGTGACCGCCGACCCCAGGGCGCCCGCCGCATATCCGGCCGGGTCGAGCAGCCCGGCGGTAGCGGGGCCGGCGACGTGCGCGACGAACGGGCCGGCCAACACGCCGAAGCCCAGGCAGCACGCGCTCAACATGATCAGGCTGGCCTTCATGCCCGGCCGGATCGGCTCCAAATGGGCGTATGCCCGGTTCCGGCGGCGGTAGAAGCCCAGGTATGCGGCGCGCCCCAGGGCGGCGACGGTCAGGACCTGCGCCAGCAGCGCACAGCCCAGCACGGCGGGCCGGTCGGACAAACCCTTGTGTATCAAGCCAAGTGAGGCATATCCGTTCAGCGGCGGCAGGCCGGCGATCGACAACACCCCGACCGTGAACGCCGCGGTCAGCAGCGGACGCCGACGCACCAGCCCGCCCATCTCGGAGAGC
Coding sequences within it:
- a CDS encoding SDR family oxidoreductase codes for the protein MKAVTTIAVIGATGTAGSRVVARLRSRDVAVVEISREQGVDVFSGLDLCEALQGVDVAIDVSDPVPPEPSDIGQSLATASHNIVGACAIQEVHRLVVPTIAGIDDPEFDGIPYYEGKRAAKNIVLDGPVPTTIVKSTQWYECATHCDAVSCDGDEVIVEDWLIQPIAADTVADVLVEAALGQSHTPRTITGPHPIRLPELTSKLLAQQGDGRQVRTVRPAVAALANGALLASGHAVVVGPDVDTWLRTLAPSTDGHHAADGEKPGGA